A stretch of DNA from Pseudodesulfovibrio senegalensis:
TTTTTTCTCCTGTGTTTTGGTTTTCTGCGCTTCGCTAACATCCTCCCGGCGAGGGGGGCCGGTTGCCCCCCGGCCTTCCCCGGCCCCCCTGCCGGGGAGGATGTTGCCCCACCGGGGCAAATAACCGGCTGTCGCCCTGGGCGCGGCCCTGGCGCGACACTTGCCAGCCAGCAGCGGGAGGAGCCACTAGACAGGTTCCGCAATAAGGAAATTGGAGGGGCCGCAACCGTAGGGCAGCGGAGGAACCGATTTCCGACATTGCGGGTTCTGGCGGCTCCTGTGAGCGGAGGGATGAAAAGCAAGGGGCGTGACAGGGACGCGGACAGGATCAGCGACTTGACCGGCATCAGGATTCCAAAGGCCACCGGCCTTTGGGCTACAGCCGGGGAGAAGCCCGGCGCGGGATCAATCCGAAGGGGATTGTTGCGCTCTGAAAGAGCGCGAAAGGGCCAGCGAGTCTAGCCCGAAGGGTTGGAACCGTGTTCCAAGGCTCCCGCCACGGCCAGGGTTTGCCCTGGGCTGGCGCTAGGAGTCCTCAGCGCGGTCCGTTGCTTCAACGGAGGCCCCTAAATTCAAGGACTCAATGGGCCGAACTACATATCTTCCAAGCGATTCAACGGATTCAAAAAATTCTATGAGAAAGGCTTTTTCGCCCATCGTCCACGCCCGTCCGATTTCGATATTTTCCAACGTGTCCGGGTTAATTTTCAAAACTTGCAAATCAGACGGACTGTCAACATCGGGGAGCAACATTCTTTTACCGCTCACTAAAGCTCTAGCGATCGAGTTTTCAACCCCTGCAATCTGATCTTCCCCCAGGCGAATAAGCTCGTCGGGTTCCATCAACAGACGTCGAGCCAACACAGAACGATTTTTTTCCGTAAACCGGCGCTGCCCAGACATGAGCATGCTCCAATGAGATTGGGAGATACCGGCACTTTTATACAATCGGGCCGCAAAGCCCCGATCACTCTCAAGATTTATGATATATTTCAGCCCTTCTCTGAAGGCTTCGCTTAAGCTCATAGGTGTTATTCACGTAATTTAAGGTTGCAAATATAAAGCGCGACTGGTATGGAATCACAACTTGTGATGAATCACAAATTGTGATTGATGCACAACGCAATGTAACAGCAATACGCCAAAAAATGAAGAGGGGAATGGCGTATAGCATATGGGATTAAAGCATTTCAAAATTAAATTCAAACCATTAGGAGGAGGATAAATTGACAAGCGTCGTCGTCCATTTGCCGCCTGAGTTGCACGCCAAACAACTCCGCGAAAACGTGCAAAAAGGACTTCACTGGTTGGCGATCGGAGAAACGCCAAAACTCCCTGCGCCTGCCTCAAAGCCTAAACCGGTTCGGATCGCGCTTTCCGATGAAAGCGCAACAATTCTAGCAGAATTGACCAACAAAAAAGAGTGCAGCAAGCGAGAGATATTCCGCAACGCTCTTTGCCTTGTCAAAGAGCGCTCATACTGCATCCCTGACTGCAACTAACTTCATAAAGGGGTACGCATGAAGTCCAAAAATATTAGCCTTATGATCACAATAATTCTCTGCGCAATTTCTTTGGCCAGTGTAGCCGTAGGCGCAGACAACCCGTTTGACCACTTCGAAGATAAAGGCAGCGACTTCATCGACCAGCTGCTAACACATGCAATCCCCATTTTGGCAACGCTGGTCTTAATTGGAGCGGCGATAGGATTCATGGCGGGGAAAGTGCGCGTAGAAATGTTTGCGCGAATATTCATTTCTTGTCTGATCGCATCAGGTGCGAATGAAATTGTGGTCTGGATGTTTGAATAATGATCTCGAAAGATTCGATCATATATTCAGTTTTGTGGAAGCCGAGAATGTCTTTTCGGCTTCCACAAAGCTACGTATTAATTTCTATGGTAATAAGTGCGCCTTTTCTTATGATTTTACCACTTCTTTACAAGTGGATACCTCTCCTTACGTTCTTCCTGATCGGCAAAATCAAAACTGCCCAGGACCCGTATTTTTTCGACATCTGGCTTAACAAACGTCTGAATCAACCTCAAACGAACCAACACAAAAAGATATGGGACGGGAATGCGTATTATCCCTAGCTTCCGAGAAATACGATCTGCCTTATGGCCGTCTGCCGCTTGGGAAAACCCTCGGGATGTATCTCGGGTGGAGGGTCGCTGTTCCTTGTATAAACTCGGGAAACGTCCTGGTTTGACCATCACCAACGAAGGCAAACATGCCTACGTAATCGAATTTTACGGAAAGGATTATTCCGGCCTGTCTCAAGAGCATATGCTTGGATTATTCCAAGGCCGCAAAAGTTTTTGGGACAACATCCCCACGGGACTTCTTGCCTTTTCTCACAGCCACCACATAAAGCAGGAAATTTCCCTGCCGGAAGAATCCTTTTCCCATCCTGTTGCAACGGAAATTGCAAGACGACATTATCAGAACTTCAAAGAGACTTACCGAACGAAGCACTACTTGTTGCTGACAAACAGCAACAAAGCCACGTTCATGGACGAGTTGCTGGAGAAAGGGAAAAAAACGTTTAACAAAAAATCTACAGTTCAAAGCGAAGAAGACCTTTTTCACTTCGTTGAAAAAACACTTACAGCCCTGGGGCCGGAATACGGAGCCAAGCTCTTATTAGGTGATGAACTAACTAGCTATTGGAGTTGGCTTTTGTCGGGCTATCCTGTTTATCAAATGGCCCCCCCGAATGGAGACTTGACCGGAATTTTAGGACGATCAGCACTCTTGTTTGGTCGGAATGCAGATTACCAAATTTACAAAACAAACCATGGAGACCTGTATTCCGCATGGTTTAGGGTCATGATTCCGGCCAAACTCTCTAATGAAGATGTTCTAAATGCATTATTCCAAGTCCCAGAAACATTTTCTTTGCTGCAAACATTGTCCCGCATGGAAAAGTATGTAGCAAAAAACAAAGTAGATTCTGCCAAACGGCATAATGTAAGTTTTCGGAAAGATGCAGATGAATACCAGCTGGAATTGGAAAGCCTAGCTCAACGGCTAACATCGGATCAGGTTCAACAATTCACCCATCGTTTGAGCTTAGAAGTTTTTGGATCGTCCCAGGACGACTTAAATCGAGCCATACGAAATATTCTGACCGCTCTAGAAAATTACGGCTACTCCATGGCCCGGGATATAACCAACATCGAAGGCCAATTTTGGGGCATGAAATTTCCGGGAATGGAAAATCAAAATCCTGTAATGACCCCTGGCTTGACCAGCGAAAACGCAGCCCATTTCATCAGTTTTGCTAGCGTTGGAGAAGGCCATAATTCTTGTTCTTTCGGTCCTTCGCCTGTGGCTCATATGCGAACTATCAGCGGCACCGAATTTTCATTCATATTTCAGGAAAACCCCGACTACCTGACCAACGGAAATACGTTGTGCATCGGCGGGACAGGATCAGGTAAAACAACCTTAGTTCAATTCCTGGGCACAATGCTTCGTCGTTTTCCAAACTGGCGCACATACGCATTTGACAGACTTAACGGCATGGAAGTTTGGACTCACTGCTTGGATGGTCAATATTTAACCTCAGAAGACATTCAATCCATTCACTGCGCCCCCTTTATGCAGCCTTTACGACTGAATCAGAGTAACCGTGATTTCGTGGAAAATATGGCTTCCATGCTCATCGGTGGAGATATCACCGATGAAATGAAGGTAGGCATAGGTCAAACCATCCAAGAAATGCTTACCATTGACCGCAAAGATCGAACCCTAGACGAATTTTATACGGCCCTGAAAGGCTTCGATCAAGACGCTGCCAGAAAAATGAAAAGG
This window harbors:
- a CDS encoding TrbC/VirB2 family protein, encoding MKSKNISLMITIILCAISLASVAVGADNPFDHFEDKGSDFIDQLLTHAIPILATLVLIGAAIGFMAGKVRVEMFARIFISCLIASGANEIVVWMFE
- a CDS encoding VirB3 family type IV secretion system protein translates to MISKDSIIYSVLWKPRMSFRLPQSYVLISMVISAPFLMILPLLYKWIPLLTFFLIGKIKTAQDPYFFDIWLNKRLNQPQTNQHKKIWDGNAYYP